A region of Solibacillus isronensis DNA encodes the following proteins:
- the dtd gene encoding D-aminoacyl-tRNA deacylase: protein MRVILQRSKQASVTVDGQVTGAIQKGYVLLVGITHSDTEEDIKYVAKKITDLRIWEDEDGKMNRSIAEEGGDILSISQFTLYADTRKGKRPSFVEAARPEQAKPLWEAFNEQLKSNGLHVETGVFGAMMDVALINDGPVTITIESKGK, encoded by the coding sequence ATGCGCGTAATATTACAACGTTCAAAACAGGCATCTGTTACAGTCGATGGACAAGTAACAGGTGCCATTCAAAAAGGCTATGTGCTGCTTGTCGGCATTACACATAGTGATACAGAAGAAGATATTAAATATGTAGCGAAAAAAATTACCGACTTGCGTATTTGGGAAGATGAGGACGGCAAGATGAATCGTTCCATTGCTGAAGAAGGCGGCGATATATTATCAATCTCCCAATTTACACTTTATGCGGATACTCGCAAAGGAAAGCGGCCTAGTTTTGTTGAAGCGGCAAGACCCGAACAGGCAAAACCGTTATGGGAAGCGTTCAATGAACAATTAAAGTCGAATGGACTGCATGTGGAAACAGGTGTTTTCGGTGCGATGATGGATGTTGCACTCATTAATGATGGTCCTGTAACAATCACGATCGAATCTAAAGGCAAATAA
- a CDS encoding YuzF family protein — translation MNTYPNAYWLEAIQNYLGQMVAVQQEGNRVQQGILAAICPDYIVLDVCQTPFYIRIDKIVWIMPFLKK, via the coding sequence ATGAACACATATCCAAACGCGTACTGGCTTGAAGCGATCCAAAACTATTTAGGGCAAATGGTTGCCGTCCAGCAAGAGGGGAATCGTGTTCAGCAAGGGATATTGGCCGCAATATGTCCGGACTATATTGTACTGGATGTTTGCCAAACGCCGTTCTATATACGTATCGACAAAATAGTTTGGATTATGCCATTTTTAAAAAAATGA